A DNA window from Trypanosoma brucei brucei TREU927 chromosome 10, whole genome shotgun sequence contains the following coding sequences:
- a CDS encoding protein kinase A catalytic subunit, which produces MKSDGCLTRKDVSSWKLQDLEIRETIGTGTFGRVRLCRHRASGQYVVLKILKKQEILRMKQVDHILAESSILQELSHPFIVTMYKGFMDDDRLYLLLEYVVGGELFSHLRKAGKFPNDVAKFYSAEVVLAFEYIHECGIVYRDLKPENVLLDKQGNIKITDFGFAKRVRDRTYTLCGTPEYLAPEIIQSKGHDRAVDWWTLGILLYEMLVGYPPFFDESPFRTYEKILEGKLQFPKWVEMRAKDLIKSFLTIEPTKRLGSVKRGVQDVKRHKFYSGVNWNVLLQRGVAAPIHVRLNNDGDTRYFDRYPESPRHPLQPLTEAQQELFSGFCDGEYTRI; this is translated from the coding sequence ATGAAGTCGGATGGGTGCCTGACAAGGAAGGACGTGTCCAGCTGGAAGCTGCAAGACCTGGAGATCCGAGAGACAATAGGTACCGGTACTTTTGGGCGCGTCCGCCTATGTAGACACAGGGCTTCTGGACAATACGTTGTTTTGAAGATTCTTAAAAAGCAGGAAATTTTGCGTATGAAACAGGTAGACCATATACTGGCCGAGTCGAGTATTCTACAGGAGTTGAGCCATCCATTTATTGTGACAATGTATAAAGGTTTTATGGATGATGACCGATTGTACCTCCTCCTCGAGTATGTGGTGGGTGGCGAGCTGTTCTCCCACCTCCGGAAGGCGGGAAAATTCCCTAATGATGTAGCCAAGTTCTACTCCGCAGAAGTGGTTTTGGCGTTTGAATATATTCATGAGTGCGGCATCGTATACCGTGACTTGAAGCCAGAAAATGTGCTTTTGGACAAGCAGGGAAACATTAAGATTACGGACTTTGGGTTCGCGAAACGCGTTAGGGACAGAACGTACACGCTATGTGGGACTCCAGAGTATCTTGCGCCGGAGATAATCCAAAGTAAAGGTCACGATCGGGCTGTGGATTGGTGGACACTCGGAATTCTTCTCTATGAGATGCTTGTCGGTTATCCTCCTTTTTTCGACGAGAGTCCTTTTAGAACATACGAAAAAATTTTAGAGGGGAAACTTCAGTTTCCAAAGTGGGTGGAGATGCGGGCGAAGGACCTCATAAAGAGTTTTTTAACAATTGAACCAACGAAACGCCTTGGGTCAGTAAAACGTGGTGTGCAGGACGTTAAGCGACACAAGTTCTACAGTGGGGTTAATTGGAACGTTCTCCTACAGAGAGGTGTCGCCGCTCCCATTCACGTGCGTCTAAACAACGATGGTGACACTAGGTACTTCGATCGTTATCCAGAAAGTCCTCGCCATCCACTTCAACCTTTGACTGAGGCACAGCAGGAGTTATTCTCGGGGTTTTGCGATGGTGAATACACGAGGATCTGA
- a CDS encoding vacuolar protein sorting complex subunit, putative codes for MSRPRRFVRTARVGAWIALGRENVVRLVDFDDLLWGLDVDFFRYDIAYCRSGGLLALYHRNVSSSGSRGSVIKLYNANGTPHPLSPQIYMDDMTNLMFACWDYPKDNLIVVSNSGALRFFNFRGEPIGSSLRVPVPSLCTSTEAGVALLVGLQELRLVLVESGSTEGYEAVSISIPRLLHDNKPCSMLAVPPRFSDSGHTEIFVPFVTTENASTVYHIVFHEKYMCHDLGVYIEGGNFVHMALSPNGRSVAFMVRDGTVYVASRSFDDITRLLNINTDVIPSQFMWCGDRCISYLHRNKQFDAALNFPTTLSLLSVDDPDKSDYLNDIPVDAHLVPECDGVRILSARSYQFLQVVPEPVRRIFSVGSRAKSAMLLSAYDEFMCGNANSVKIIRDLQRDKHGLSEAVDDCIAAAKFELSVSQQKRLMRVAAFGKSFCAMYESDVFVDVIRHLRAVNMLCKSKAGTLLSQAQLSELKEKLVRRLALLNYHQLAYHVCELLGFSAKDVMMEWAMLMLTNSSVSQADEGRLVSRVVDKLKCCKQSAYCEIALKLYRSQKVSAALAVLEAETSVSERISHLLQINQLEEGLRQAIRSGDTGLIFTVIKYLISSESSDALTLLKKFVTSRRMLFVFAKSARVTNSKVMEIFKTYPDDCAYLDLLRYLEEVRVSTGKRGEGGQSCEDLLVIKLNIVRSTLLSCTMGTVNIPSKGGLSGNTYSHSLLSGSFRPPSDSEKWLRLHMDLMEEQKNLVKKLKDRRFLDASVTKTITLCHEHGCKDVADRIKNKFGVSDKMNTWCMVKAAVETKQWNLVDEISDIRGKGRSPVSGFAFVRALFANCQRQQAKQYIPKIPQIEWRMEYYVLCGDWKTAGADCRRHSEPELLSQLKDRAKGDTDALRQIEEGWNSVQESGAVRLAKLFG; via the coding sequence ATGTCACGTCCAAGAAGGTTTGTGAGAACTGCAAGGGTTGGCGCATGGATAGCTCTTGGTCGAGAAAATGTAGTTCGACTTGTTGACTTTGATGATTTACTGTGGGGACTGGACGTTGACTTTTTCAGGTATGATATTGCTTATTGTCGTTCGGGTGGACTACTGGCCTTGTATCATCGTAATGTATCTTCTTCGGGGAGTAGGGGAAGCGTTATCAAACTTTACAACGCCAACGGGACACCACATCCTTTATCTccgcaaatatatatggatGATATGACAAACTTAATGTTTGCATGTTGGGATTATCCCAAAGATAATCTTATAGTCGTTTCTAATTCTGGGGCGCtgcgtttttttaattttagaGGAGAACCTATTGGGTCGTCTCTGAGGGTTCCAGTACCATCTTTATGTACTAGCACCGAAGCCGGTGTTGCCTTGCTTGTAGGACTTCAGGAACTCCGACTGGTACTGGTTGAGAGCGGCAGTACTGAGGGGTACGAAGCGGTCTCGATTTCAATACCTCGTCTGCTTCATGATAATAAACCTTGTTCAATGTTAGCAGTACCGCCGCGATTTAGCGATAGTGGGCATACCGAGATTTTTGTACCTTTTGTTACAACGGAAAACGCTTCGACCGTTTATCATATCGTATTTCACGAAAAGTATATGTGCCACGATCTGGGTGTTTACATCGAAGGTGGGAATTTTGTTCATATGGCGCTTTCTCCCAACGGCCGAAGTGTGGCTTTTATGGTTCGTGATGGTACAGTATATGTTGCTTCACGTTCTTTTGATGATATCACACGTCTTTTGAACATAAACACAGATGTAATACCATCTCAGTTTATGTGGTGTGGGGATAGGTGCATATCGTACTTGCATCGGAATAAGCAGTTCGATGCTGCGCTTAATTTTCCAACGACTCTCAGTTTACTCAGTGTCGATGATCCGGATAAATCAGATTACCTCAACGATATTCCGGTCGATGCCCACCTGGTTCCTGAATGCGATGGTGTGCGGATTCTTTCAGCTCGCTCGTATCAATTTCTCCAGGTTGTACCCGAGCCCGTACGACGTATTTTTTCTGTGGGATCGCGAGCTAAATCCGCCATGTTGTTATCGGCATATGATGAGTTTATGTGTGGAAACGCCAACTCTGTGAAAATAATCCGTGATTTGCAAAGGGACAAACATGGGCTCTCCGAGGCAGTGGACGATTGCATCGCCGCTGCCAAATTCGAGTTGAGTGTATCGCAGCAGAAACGATTGATGCGTGTAGCAGCCTTCGGTAAGTCGTTTTGTGCAATGTACGAATCTGATGTTTTCGTTGACGTTATTCGGCACCTCCGAGCGGTTAATATGTTGTGCAAGAGTAAAGCAGGGACGTTGTTATCCCAAGCGCAGTTGTCAGaattaaaagagaaattaGTAAGGCGACTCGCACTGCTGAATTATCACCAACTTGCATATCATGTGTGTGAGTTACTGGGTTTCAGCGCCAAGGATGTCATGATGGAGTGGGCGATGCTGATGTTAACGAACTCTTCCGTCTCGCAGGCAGATGAGGGACGCCTGGTCTCCAGAGTTGTGGACAAATTAAAGTGCTGTAAGCAGTCTGCATATTGCGAAATTGCGCTTAAACTTTATCGCAGTCAGAAAGTAAGTGCGGCTCTTGCTGTACTCGAGGCTGAAACATCAGTATCGGAGAGAATATCTCACTTGCTGCAAATCAATCAACTGGAAGAGGGGCTTCGACAAGCTATAAGGTCGGGTGATACAGGATTAATTTTTACGGTCATAAAATATTTGATTTCCTCTGAAAGCAGTGATGCGTTGACCCTCTTGAAGAAGTTCGTCACATCAAGGAGAATGCTGTTCGTATTTGCCAAGTCAGCGAGAGTGACGAATAGTAAAGTGATGGAAATCTTTAAGACATACCCAGATGACTGCGCTTACTTGGATCTTTTACGGTACCTCGAGGAGGTAAGGGTTTCTACCGGTAAacgtggggaggggggtcAAAGTTGTGAGGACTTGCTAGTAATCAAGCTTAATATTGTGCGCTCTACGCTGTTGTCATGCACAATGGGTACTGTAAATATACCTTCGAAAGGCGGTTTGAGTGGGAACACTTACTCCCACTCGCTGCTTTCAGGTTCATTCCGACCACCCTCTGACAGCGAAAAATGGCTTCGGCTGCACATGGATCTCAtggaggaacaaaaaaatctgGTAAAGAAACTAAAGGATCGTCGTTTCTTGGATGCCAGTGTCACAAAAACAATTACTCTTTGCCACGAGCATGGTTGCAAGGATGTTGCCGATCGTATTAAGAACAAGTTTGGAGTTTCCGACAAAATGAATACCTGGTGTATGGTAAAAGCAGCTGTGGAAACAAAGCAGTGGAATCTTGTCGATGAGATAAGTGATATTAGAGGCAAAGGTAGGTCCCCTGTTAGTGGTTTTGCATTTGTGAGAGCACTTTTTGCCAATTGTCAGCGACAGCAAGCCAAACAGTACATACCTAAAATTCCTCAAATAGAATGGAGAATGGAATACTATGTCCTTTGTGGCGATTGGAAAACGGCGGGTGCGGATTGTCGCCGTCATTCTGAACCGGAATTGTTAAGTCAGTTGAAGGACAGAGCAAAAGGGGATACTGACGCTTTGCGTCAAATTGAGGAAGGATGGAATTCTGTCCAAGAGTCGGGTGCCGTAAGATTGGCCAAATTATTCGGATGA